Proteins from one Salvia splendens isolate huo1 unplaced genomic scaffold, SspV2 ctg397, whole genome shotgun sequence genomic window:
- the LOC121790041 gene encoding wall-associated receptor kinase-like 22: SAYTLHSGLNQDPLNPYDTGFRFAQLVIDWEHIGFEDFHDNSICKVLPEGRSDQYIDDYYTPRYDTTGNNYVSSTRYCSCRDGFEGNPYLGPEEGCIDVNECSNSTLNICGAGALAYLHSSSSAPIYHRDIKSSNILLDDKYRAKVSDFGISRSVAVDQTHLTTRVHGTFGYLDPKYFLWSQFTEKSDVYSFGVVLVELLTGEKAVSAIRAAEGRGLAAHFLHSMEENQLFNILDARVIKEGTKEEILAIAELSRRCLHPNGKRRPTMKEVAVELESIRLIEEGNFQQDEGKECNIVEVDESGEFSFTSESRGGDTITQYL; the protein is encoded by the exons AGTGCTTATACATTGCATAGTGGCCTAAATCAAGATCCGTTGAATCCATATGACACGGGGTTCAGATTTGCACAACTGGTGATTGATTGGGAACACATTGGCTTTGAAGACTTCCATGATAATTCTATTTGCAAAGTGCTGCCTGAAGGTCGCAGTGATCAATACATTGATGATTACTATACACCTCGTTATGATACTACTGGAAACAACTATGTATCATCGACTAGGTACTGCTCTTGTCGTGATGGTTTCGAAGGGAATCCGTATCTAGGCCCTGAAGAAGGATGCATTGATGTAAATGAATGCAGCAACTCAACATTGAATATATGTGGTG CTGGAGCACTTGCTTACTTGCATTCTTCTTCGTCTGCACCTATCTATCACCGCGATATCAAGTCATCGAACATACTTTTGGATGACAAATACCGCGCCAAAGTCTCAGATTTTGGGATATCAAGATCAGTAGCTGTTGATCAAACTCACCTGACCACGCGTGTGCATGGAACCTTTGGCTATTTGGATCCCAAGTATTTCCTGTGGAGCCAGTTCACAGAAAAGAGCGATGTCTATAGCTTTGGCGTGGTTTTGGTTGAGCTTTTAACCGGTGAGAAAGCAGTGTCAGCAATCAGAGCTGCAGAGGGGAGGGGTTTGGCTGCACACTTCCTGCATTCCATGGAGGAAAATCAGCTGTTTAATATTCTCGATGCAAGGGTGATCAAAGAGGGCACAAAGGAAGAGATTCTAGCTATAGCTGAACTTTCTCGAAGATGTCTGCATCCGAACGGTAAGAGAAGGCCAACGATGAAGGAAGTGGCAGTCGAGTTGGAAAGCATACGTTTGATCGAAGAAGGAAACTTTCAACAAGACGAAGGCAAAGAATGCAATATTGTTGAAGTTGATGAGTCTGGTGAATTCTCCTTCACCTCAGAAAGCAGAGGTGGTGATACAATCACTCAATATTTATAA